A window of the Gossypium hirsutum isolate 1008001.06 chromosome A03, Gossypium_hirsutum_v2.1, whole genome shotgun sequence genome harbors these coding sequences:
- the LOC107938515 gene encoding cytochrome c — protein MASFEQAPPGNAKAGEKIFKTKCAQCHTVDKGAGHKQGPNLNGLFGRQSGTTAGYSYSAANKNMAVIWSENTLYDYLLNPKKYIPGTKMVFPGLKKPQDRADLIAYLKESTA, from the exons ATGGCTTCATTCGAGCAAGCGCCGCCCGGAAATGCGAAAGCTGGGGAGAAGATCTTCAAAACCAAGTGCGCGCAGTGTCACACCGTAGATAAAGGCGCTGGTCACAAGCAAG GGCCAAATTTGAATGGGCTTTTCGGGAGGCAGTCCGGCACAACTGCGGGATACTCTTATTCCGCTGCTAACAAAAATATGGCTGTGATTTGGTCAGAGAACACATTGTATGACTACTTGCTTAATCCTAAGAAG TATATTCCTGGGACAAAGATGGTTTTCCCCGGATTGAAGAAGCCACAGGATCGTGCCGATCTCATTGCTTATCTCAAGGAATCAACTGCCTGA
- the LOC107938513 gene encoding probable xyloglucan galactosyltransferase GT17, which yields MLLSKKQPSAAATQWIEKVKYHKNRDSYFKFLGNPHLRYTAFLLVFLSLWFLLQVFLFPPTKPTQTKFSITTPKPSAGKCNGNVAVYVYNLPEEFNLGLLDDCSHLNIYTNMCPHVANHGLGQPLDNMDLQSSDSNPWFATHQFIAEMIFHARVDNHPCRTWDPSKANLFYVPFYGGLHVSSNFREPNHAIRDALAVKLVDYLQAQPTWRKNNGKDHFLALGRTSWDFMRTDSGPDFGASCLLNLPCVKNMSVLTVERNPWKGSNQHGIPYPSYFHPSTSDQMMTWQNMMRQSNRPYLFSFIGAPRKGVGKAAIRDEMIKQCMESTQCKILKCDHGNPKCYNPSEILKVMRESRFCLQAPGDSFTRRSTFDAILSGCIPVFFSRHTAYTQYSWFLPEEASKYSVYMDEQSEESKRIEEVLMKIPKEEVDTMRATVIDMIPRLTYAHPNASHSDVGFEDAVDVALQALAQHVRDKI from the coding sequence ATGTTGCTGTCGAAGAAACAACCCTCTGCTGCTGCAACTCAATGGATAGAGAAAGTCAAATACCATAAAAATAGAGATTCCTACTTCAAGTTCTTGGGCAATCCTCACCTTAGATACACTGCCTTTCTTTTGGTGTTTCTTTCTTTATGGTTTTTGTTACAAGTCTTTTTGTTCCCACCCACAAAACCCACCCAAACCAAGTTCTCCATCACCACCCCAAAGCCATCGGCCGGGAAATGTAATGGGAATGTCGCGGTTTATGTGTATAATTTGCCGGAAGAATTTAACCTCGGTCTTCTCGATGACTGTAGCCATTTGAATATTTATACCAATATGTGTCCGCATGTGGCTAACCATGGTCTAGGTCAGCCGTTGGACAACATGGACCTTCAGTCGAGTGACTCAAACCCCTGGTTCGCTACCCATCAGTTCATCGCCGAGATGATATTCCATGCACGTGTGGACAACCATCCGTGTCGCACGTGGGATCCTTCCAAGGCCAATTTGTTCTACGTACCTTTCTACGGCGGTCTGCATGTGTCCAGCAATTTCCGCGAACCAAACCACGCGATTCGCGACGCATTGGCCGTGAAATTGGTAGACTACCTCCAAGCTCAACCCACGTGGCGGAAGAACAACGGGAAGGACCACTTCCTTGCACTAGGGAGAACCTCATGGGATTTCATGAGAACCGACAGTGGACCTGACTTCGGGGCAAGCTGTCTTCTCAACCTGCCATGTGTTAAAAACATGTCGGTGCTGACCGTGGAGAGGAACCCCTGGAAAGGTTCAAACCAACACGGTATCCCGTACCCTTCATACTTTCATCCTTCCACGTCAGATCAAATGATGACGTGGCAGAACATGATGCGACAGTCAAACCGACCCTACTTGTTCTCCTTCATTGGTGCGCCACGTAAAGGGGTTGGTAAAGCAGCCATTAGAGACGAAATGATAAAGCAATGCATGGAGTCCACTCAATGCAAGATACTCAAATGTGACCATGGCAACCCCAAGTGTTATAACCCTAGTGAGATTCTCAAAGTGATGAGAGAATCTCGGTTTTGTTTGCAGGCTCCGGGAGATTCATTCACCCGAAGGTCGACGTTCGACGCCATACTTTCCGGTTGTATTCCGGTGTTCTTTTCTCGGCACACGGCGTACACACAGTACTCCTGGTTTTTACCGGAAGAGGCTTCGAAGTACTCGGTTTACATGGACGAACAAAGCGAGGAAAGCAAAAGAATAGAAGAGGTGTTGATGAAGATACCGAAAGAAGAGGTGGACACAATGCGTGCTACGGTGATTGATATGATCCCAAGGCTCACTTACGCACACCCTAATGCGAGCCATAGCGATGTTGGCTTCGAAGATGCCGTCGACGTTGCGCTTCAAGCATTGGCACAGCATGTTAGGGACAAAATATAA
- the LOC107938512 gene encoding cationic amino acid transporter 1: MGLDGPTGNEGVRRRGCSCTKDDFLPEESFKSWGNYVQALQQTPRRFMDRVFTRSLDSTELHEIKARSQHEMKKTLSWWDLIWFGIGAVIGAGIFVLTGLQAREVSGPAVVISYVVSGISAMLSVFCYTEFAVEIPVAGGSFAYLRVELGDFMAFIAAGNILLEYVIGGAAVARSWTSYFATLCNHKPEDFRIIVHSMSEDYGHLDPIAVVVVCVICVLAVLSTKGSSRFNYIASIIHVIVILFIIIAGFSKADAKNYSDFMPFGIRGVFKSSAVLYFAYVGFDAVSTMAEETKNPAHDIPIGLVGSMVITTAAYCLLAVALCLMQPFREINADAPFSVAFEAVGMSWAKYIVAAGALKGMTTVLLVGAVGQARYLTHIARTHMMPPWLAQVHPKTGTPINATVVMLSATAIIAFFTELDILANLLSISTLLIFTLVALALLVRRYYVSGETTTANRNKLVAYIVLILASSIATAAYWGLSDNDDWISYVITVPIWFSATLALHVAVPRARNPKLWGVPLVPWLPSASIAINIFLLGSIDGASFARFGIWTVVLLLYYFFFGLHASYDTAKEAAENKMGDGLKKVEEGVKVSSEAQ; this comes from the exons ATGGGGTTGGACGGTCCAACTGGAAACGAAGGTGTGAGGAGACGAGGATGTTCATGCACCAAAGATGATTTTCTTCCAGAGGAGTCATTTAAGAGCTGGGGTAATTATGTCCAAGCACTTCAGCAAACTCCGAGAAGGTTTATGGATCGGGTATTCACCCGATCACTTGACTCAACGGAACTCCATGAAATCAAGGCTCGGAGCCAGCATGAAATGAAGAAGACCCTCTCCTGGTGGGACCTCATATGGTTCGGTATCGGGGCCGTCATTGGCGCCGGCATTTTCGTACTTACCGGACTCCAAGCTAGAGAAGTTTCAGGCCCCGCTGTGGTTATATCCTACGTGGTGTCCGGTATCTCGGCCATGCTTTCTGTATTTTGCTACACTGAATTCGCTGTTGAAATCCCTGTTGCGG GTGGCTCATTTGCCTACCTTAGAGTGGAGTTGGGTGATTTCATGGCCTTCATTGCTGCCGGTAACATTCTCTTGGAGTATGTTATTGGAGGTGCTGCGGTGGCTCGGTCATGGACTTCCTATTTTGCCACCCTCTGCAATCACAAACCCGAAGATTTCCGCATCATAGTCCACAGCATGTCCGAGGATTATGGCCATCTTGATCCTATTGCAGTTGTTGTTGTATGTGTCATCTGTGTCCTTGCAGTACTTAGCACCAAGGGCTCATCACGCTTCAATTACATTGCTTCCATCATCCATGTTATAGTCATTCTCTTCATAATCATTGCTGGTTTCTCGAAAGCGGATGCCAAAAACTATAGTGATTTTATGCCCTTTGGCATTCGCGGAGTCTTCAAGTCTTCGGCTGTGCTTTACTTCGCCTATGTTGGTTTCGATGCTGTTTCAACGATGGCCGAAGAGACTAAGAACCCTGCTCACGATATCCCTATTGGTCTTGTTGGATCCATGGTAATAACCACAGCTGCATATTGTTTGCTTGCTGTAGCATTGTGCTTAATGCAACCGTTCCGTGAGATTAATGCGGATGCCCCATTTTCAGTAGCATTTGAAGCTGTTGGGATGTCATGGGCTAAATACATTGTTGCTGCCGGTGCATTGAAAGGCATGACAACTGTTTTACTCGTTGGTGCCGTTGGTCAAGCACGATATCTCACACATATTGCACGAACCCACATGATGCCACCATGGCTTGCACAAGTGCATCCCAAGACTGGAACACCAATTAATGCTACCGTTGTCATGCTTTCCGCAACGGCAATTATTGCTTTCTTCACAGAACTTGATATTCTTGCCAATCTTCTATCGATATCAACATTATTAATCTTCACGCTTGTGGCCCTGGCGCTTCTTGTTCGTCGATATTACGTCAGTGGTGAGACAACTACAGCAAACCGCAACAAACTAGTTGCTTACATCGTGCTTATTCTTGCATCTTCAATCGCAACAGCTGCTTATTGGGGTCTGAGTGACAACGATGATTGGATTTCTTACGTGATTACCGTGCCAATTTGGTTCTCAGCTACTCTAGCACTTCATGTTGCTGTTCCTCGTGCTAGGAATCCAAAACTCTGGGGTGTACCGTTGGTACCATGGTTGCCATCGGCTTCCATTGCTATAAACATATTCCTACTAGGGTCAATAGACGGGGCATCCTTCGCAAGGTTCGGTATATGGACTGTTGTGCTGCTGTTGTACTATTTCTTCTTTGGATTACATGCTTCATACGATACAGCAAAGGAAGCAGCAGAGAATAAGATGGGAGATGGTTTGAAGAAAGTGGAAGAAGGTGTTAAAGTTTCTTCAGAGGCCCAATGA